The following proteins are co-located in the Parafannyhessea umbonata genome:
- a CDS encoding amino acid ABC transporter ATP-binding protein, with protein MSEDTQRKTPTIELRHVEKHFGDLHVLKDVSLQVEKGEVLVLIGPSGSGKSTLCRTINRLETIDSGEILIEGKPLPQEGKELAAMRAEIGMVFQQFNLFAHKTILENVTMGPVEVLHVDKKKAEQEAMELLRRVGVAEQASKVPAQLSGGQQQRVAIARSLAMHPKAMLFDEPTSALDPEMINEVLDVMVELAREGMTMVVVTHEMNFARRVADRVEFMADGQILEEGDPNEFFDHPKTERAREFLESIKGH; from the coding sequence ACCCCAACGATCGAACTGAGGCACGTAGAGAAGCACTTTGGCGACCTCCACGTCCTGAAGGACGTGAGCCTTCAGGTCGAGAAGGGCGAGGTGCTGGTGCTGATAGGCCCGTCCGGCTCCGGCAAGTCGACGCTATGCCGCACGATAAACCGCCTCGAGACCATCGACTCCGGCGAGATCCTGATCGAGGGCAAGCCGCTTCCCCAGGAGGGCAAGGAGCTTGCCGCGATGCGCGCGGAGATCGGCATGGTCTTCCAGCAGTTCAACCTCTTCGCGCACAAGACGATCCTCGAAAACGTGACCATGGGGCCCGTCGAGGTGCTGCACGTGGACAAGAAGAAGGCGGAGCAGGAGGCCATGGAGCTGTTGCGTCGCGTCGGCGTGGCGGAGCAGGCAAGCAAGGTGCCCGCGCAGCTCTCCGGTGGCCAGCAGCAGCGCGTCGCCATCGCGCGCTCACTGGCGATGCACCCGAAGGCGATGCTGTTCGACGAGCCGACGTCCGCCCTCGACCCCGAGATGATCAACGAGGTGCTCGACGTCATGGTCGAGCTTGCGCGCGAGGGCATGACCATGGTCGTCGTCACGCACGAGATGAACTTCGCCCGTCGCGTGGCCGACCGCGTCGAGTTCATGGCGGACGGCCAGATCCTGGAGGAGGGTGACCCGAACGAGTTCTTCGACCACCCCAAGACCGAGCGCGCCCGCGAGTTCCTCGAGTCCATCAAGGGACACTAG